From the genome of Bos indicus x Bos taurus breed Angus x Brahman F1 hybrid chromosome 14, Bos_hybrid_MaternalHap_v2.0, whole genome shotgun sequence, one region includes:
- the SLC39A4 gene encoding zinc transporter ZIP4 — MALLGRPGLGPLLAVLAALAASGTTTRPVHLLTLLSSGQGALDRVALGGLLNTLAARVHCADGPCGKCLSVDDALALGRPEQPGAPSGQVLEPRHIARLSAAAALYLSDPAGTCAEVRAGRWAARADQLLVLLESSQALSVALTRLLQQIQARAAGQPASQQACVDPPQLLGEAAGVGAPSSPGPVLAALLDHVWSGACFHALPTPQYFVDFVFRQHSSENPNITLDELAALMERLGLGGATEPHDSHSDDSPLGKGQGPVPLAAPNSSASTWDTLCLSAQDIMAVYGMSEQAGVTPDDWARLSPALLQQQLSGACSPQPTLPTQDQLSQAERYLYGSLATLLICLCSLLGLLLLSCASCSTTSHYIIQAFLSMAVGALTGDALLHLMPKVLGLHTHDGEDHGFQPTWHLLAVLGGLYAFFLFERLFNLLLPLDPEDPKDGACSHGHSHGGHSHGVSLQLAPSDFRQPKQLHEGSRADLVAEESPELLSPEPRRLSPGLRLLPYVITLGDAVHNFADGLAVGAAFLSSWKTGLATSLAVFCHEVPHELGDFAALLHAGLSVRRALLLNVASALTAFIGLYVALAAGVGEDGETWILAVAAGLFLYVALCDMLPAMLNVRDRRPWLLFLLHNVGLLGGWTVLLLLSLYEDNIAF, encoded by the exons ATGGCGCTGCTGGGCCGGCCCGGACTGGGGCCGCTGCTGGCTGTGCTGGCCGCGCTGGCGGCGTCAGGGACGACGACCCGTCCTGTTCATCTGCTGACCCTGCTGTCTTCGGGCCAGGGCGCTCTGGACCGCGTGGCGCTGGGCGGCCTGTTAAATACACTGGCGGCCCGTGTGCACTGTGCCGACGGGCCGTGTGGAAAG TGCCTGTCTGTGGATGACGCCCTGGCTCTGGGCAGACCTGAGCAGCCCGGGGCCCCCTCGGGCCAGGTCCTGGAGCCCAGGCACATCGCCCGCCTCAGTGCCGCCGCCGCCCTCTACCTCAGCGACCCAGCGGGCACCTGCGCCGAGGTCCGGGCTGGCCGCTGGGCTGCCCGGGCCGACCAGCTCCTGGTCCTGCTCGAGAGCTCTCAGGCCCTGAGCGTGGCCCTGACCAGGCTGCTGCAGCAGATCCAAGCCCGCGCCGCTGGCCAGCCCGCTTCTCAGCAG GCCTGTGTGGACCCGCCTCAGCTGCTGGGGGAGGCGGCAGGAGTCGGGGCTCCCAGCAGCCCTGGCCCCGTGCTGGCTGCCCTGCTGGACCACGTCTGGAGCGGCGCCTGCTTCCACGCCCTGCCGACCCCCCAGTACTTCGTAGACTTTGTGTTCCGGCAGCACAGCAGCGAGAACCCCAACATCACACTGGACG AGCTGGCAGCCTTGATGGAGCGCCTGGGGCTGGGCGGAGCGACGGAGCCCCACGACAGCCACAGTGACGACAGTCCTCTGGGAAAGGGCCAGGGCCCCGTGCCCCTTGCCGCCCCCAACAGCAGCGCCAGCACGTGGGACACG ctgtgcCTGAGTGCTCAAGACATCATGGCTGTGTACGGAATGTCTGAGCAGGCCGGGGTGACGCCGGACGACTGGGCCCGACTGAGCCCCGCTCTGCTCCAGCAGCAACTGAGCGGGGCCTGCAGCCCTCAGCCCACGCTCCCCACCCAGGATCAGCTCAGCCAGGCTGAGA GGTACCTGTACGGCTCCCTGGCCACGCTGCTGATCTGCCTGTGCTCCCTCCTCGGGCTCCTGCTCCTCAGCTGTGCCAGCTGCAGCACCACCTCCCACTACATCATCCAGGCCTTCCTGAGCATGGCTGTGGGCGCGCTCACTGGCGACGCCCTCCTGCACTTGATGCCCAAG GTGCTGGGGCTGCACACCCATGACGGGGAGGACCATGGCTTCCAGCCCACCTGGCACCTCCTAGCTGTGCTCGGCGGGCTCTATGCCTTCTTCCTTTTCGAGAGACTCTTCAACCTCTTGCTGCCCCTGGACCCCGAG GACCCAAAGGATGGGGCCTGCAGCCATGGCCACAGTCACGGCGGCCATAGCCATGGCGTGTCCCTGCAGCTGGCGCCCAGCGACTTCCGGCAGCCCAAGCAGCTCCATGAGGGCTCTCGCGCAGATCTG GTGGCGGAGGAGAGCCCCGAGCTGCTGAGCCCGGAGCCCCGGAGACTGAGCccag GGCTGAGACTGCTGCCCTACGTGATCACTTTGGGCGACGCCGTGCACAACTTCGCCGACGGGTTGGCCGTGGGCGCCGCCTTTCTGTCCTCCTGGAAGACGGGGCTGGCCACCTCGCTGGCCGTGTTCTGCCACGAGGTGCCGCACGAGCTGG GGGATTTCGCGGCCTTGCTGCACGCGGGGCTGTCGGTGCGCCGCGCGCTGCTCCTGAACGTGGCCTCGGCGCTCACGGCCTTCATCGGCCTCTACGTTGCGCTCGCGGCCGGCGTAGGCGAAGACGGCGAGACCTGGATCCTGGCGGTGGCCGCCGGCCTCTTCCTCTACGTGGCGCTCTGCGACATG CTCCCGGCCATGCTGAACGTCCGCGACCGGCGGCCCTGGCTCCTCTTCCTGCTCCACAACGTTGGCCTGCTGGGCGGCTGGAccgtcctgctgctgctgtcgctgtATGAGGATAACATCGCCTTCTGA